From the Candidatus Eisenbacteria bacterium genome, the window GGCGGCCGAGAGCGCGGCGAAACGCTCGCGCACCGCGGCGATGATGCGCTCGGGCGGTGCTTGCTTGCTCGCTCCTTCGACCGCGGTGAGGAGCAGCGGCTCGTACGGAACGCCCTGCTTCCGCGCGGCCTCGGCGATCCTCCACACTTCGTCGCTGGTCGCCGGGTCGAGCCGATCGAGCAGGCGGCGGTCGACGGTTTGGCCATGCGCGGCCAGCGACACGAGCAGTGCCGAGATCACCGCCAACAACGCGACTGCGCGTCTCACGTCGATTCCTGTCCTCCCACCACGATCACCGAGTTGCGGATGCCGAAGCCATCCTCGGGCGCGAGCGGCGCGGCCGGATCGGCCACCCAGCGGTCGCCGTCGACGATGAAGGCATAGACGTGACGTCCCGGGGAGACCGGGATCGCCGCCGTCCACGCGCCGCCTTCGCCGCGCACCATGGGCGTCGCCGCAGGATCCCACTCGTTGAAGTCGCCGACCACCGTGACCTGCGAGGCCTTGGGTGCGGTGAGGACGAACTGCACCAGCCGCAGCTCGCGGGTGGTGGAGACCTTGGCCACTCCGGGCGGCAGGCCTGGAGCCGCTGCCGGCTTTCCGAATTGACCATGGAGAGTCCAGCCGAGCACCGTTCCGAGGATCAGGCTCGCCGCGATCCTCATGGCCGGGCTCCAGATGATCGCGAATCGCGCCGGCCGGATGCTCACCACCCCGCTCGGCCTCGACTCGCGCCGCAGCCGGTCCATCAGCCGCACCTTGGCCGCGGCGTCGGGAGGTCCGACGCGCGGATAGGCGTCCGCCATCCTGCGGCTCAGCTCGCGGTCGTCATCGTGCTCCATCGGCCCTCTCCTCTCGCTCCAGCATGGGACGCAGCCGGTCGCGCGCCCGCTTCACCCTCATCTTGAGCGCCGACACCGAGGCGCCCGTCATCAGCGCCATCGCTTCGTAGTCGAGCTCTTCGCCGTACTTGAGCAGGAACGCCTCGCGCAGCATGGGATCGAGTCGCTCCAGCGACACCTGCAGCTCGTCGTGCAGCTCCCTCCCGTTCTCCTCGCGGCTCGCTACCCTCTCCAGCACCGTGTCGTCTCGCACCATTCGCTTCTCGTTGCGCCAGCGCCTGCCGGCCAGTCGCCGGCATTCGTTCACCACGATCCGGTACAGCCATCCTCGAAACGCGTCCTGCTCCCGATACCGCGGAAGCCCCCGGTAGGCGTGGACGAAGGCTTCCTGCAGCGCGTCCTCCGCGTCGTCGCGATTGCCCAGCATGCGTCTGGCGAAGCGGGTGCAATCGTCGTAGTAGCGATCCACCAACCGTCCAAAAGCCTCGACCTCTCCCGCGCACGCGCGAGCCACCAGTTCGGCATCGGTCATGCGGTCCTTCGGCACCACGCATGGTCGGTCACGACTACCTCGGCAGCATCACCAGCTTTCGCGTGATCACCCGGTCGGAAAACGCGACACGAGAAAAATACATGCCGATTCCGGCGCGCGAGCCGTCCTCGCGCGCGCCGTTCCAGCGGAACTCTCGACCACCCGGCGCCATCTTTCCCTTGAAGAGGGTGCTGACGCGCCGGCCGTGGAGGTCATAGATCCCCACGTCCACGTCCTCCTCACGCTGACTGATGACCGAAAAGCGCGTGCCTTCGACGAAGGGATTGGGCACGCTCGAGGAGACCTCGCGATCGTCGACGAAGATCTGGAAGAAGGCGTGGCGCTCGACCACGGGGTCCAGGGGGTCGCCTTCCACGTACAGGATGACCTCCATATCGTGCGGGCCGGAGAGCAGCATGCCCAGCTGGAACCCGATGCTCCACATGGCGGTGGTGTCGACGGCGGCGCACGGCCCGCTGCGAGGACGCAGACGGAGCGTCACGCGATG encodes:
- a CDS encoding RNA polymerase sigma factor, whose amino-acid sequence is MTDAELVARACAGEVEAFGRLVDRYYDDCTRFARRMLGNRDDAEDALQEAFVHAYRGLPRYREQDAFRGWLYRIVVNECRRLAGRRWRNEKRMVRDDTVLERVASREENGRELHDELQVSLERLDPMLREAFLLKYGEELDYEAMALMTGASVSALKMRVKRARDRLRPMLEREERADGAR